A section of the Spirosoma pollinicola genome encodes:
- a CDS encoding ester cyclase, whose product MTTQEKKQLVITFLDLMTTGQSDQFEQVLAENYHQHKPDSKDGLASIQEQTKQLESVFADVTVTIDDLVVEDDKVVGRFTWTGTQVGPFMGIPATHKRVSWSGTDWWRIEDGKLVEHWDNVEWASLMQQLQAK is encoded by the coding sequence ATGACAACGCAGGAGAAAAAACAATTAGTCATTACGTTCCTCGACTTGATGACCACTGGTCAATCAGACCAGTTCGAACAGGTATTGGCCGAAAATTATCACCAGCATAAACCCGATAGCAAGGACGGGCTGGCCAGCATTCAGGAGCAAACGAAACAGCTCGAATCCGTTTTCGCCGACGTTACGGTAACCATTGATGATTTGGTAGTCGAGGACGACAAAGTAGTCGGTCGTTTCACCTGGACGGGTACGCAGGTTGGGCCGTTCATGGGCATCCCTGCCACGCACAAGCGCGTGTCCTGGTCGGGCACGGACTGGTGGCGCATTGAAGATGGTAAACTGGTCGAACACTGGGACAACGTCGAATGGGCATCACTGATGCAACAATTGCAGGCCAAGTAA
- a CDS encoding helix-turn-helix transcriptional regulator, giving the protein MNRIDRLFGMVTLLQSRKYVTTEQLAEKFGISVRTVYRDVKTLGEQGIPVSYEPNRGYFLVQGYFLPPVSFSPEEADTLLLLEKLIYGLADKSIMAHYTSVLNKIKTVLRSAEKNRLEQLTDRIKIEVSAQFQQPAQYLAPLQAALSGQQILNIDYQNKDGLTSTRQIEPVGLAYYGAAWHVIAWCHLRNAYRDFNVVRISRLSPTGVAFRKGPHITLNEYIASLHLVDTQIA; this is encoded by the coding sequence ATGAACCGGATTGACCGCCTTTTCGGCATGGTAACCCTGCTACAGTCCCGAAAATATGTAACGACGGAGCAACTGGCCGAAAAATTCGGTATCAGCGTTCGTACAGTTTATCGGGATGTGAAGACCTTGGGCGAACAGGGAATTCCCGTTAGCTACGAACCCAACCGGGGGTACTTCTTGGTGCAAGGCTATTTTTTACCGCCTGTATCCTTCTCTCCCGAGGAAGCGGATACGTTACTGCTGCTGGAGAAACTAATCTATGGCTTAGCCGATAAATCCATTATGGCGCATTACACCAGCGTCCTCAACAAAATTAAAACCGTGCTCCGCAGTGCGGAGAAAAACCGGCTGGAGCAACTCACCGATCGCATTAAAATTGAGGTGTCGGCGCAATTTCAGCAGCCTGCTCAATACCTGGCTCCCTTACAAGCGGCTCTATCAGGTCAGCAGATCCTGAACATCGATTACCAGAACAAAGACGGTCTAACCAGTACACGCCAAATAGAGCCAGTAGGTCTGGCGTATTACGGGGCGGCCTGGCACGTGATTGCTTGGTGTCATCTCCGAAATGCGTATCGCGATTTCAACGTCGTGCGTATCAGTCGGCTGTCACCAACGGGTGTAGCCTTTCGAAAAGGACCTCACATTACCCTGAATGAATACATCGCTAGCCTGCACTTAGTCGATACACAAATAGCCTGA
- a CDS encoding EVE domain-containing protein — protein sequence MAKTTKYFLISASRDHVLKGVEGGFVQAGHGRRDLVSKLSKGDWIVLYSAKDEYEGGKPLQKFTALGQVTDEEPYQPDAAENFKPYRRAVAFQEATETEIRPLLEQLYFMKNTKSWGLYLISGFRELSKADFDVIQAAMK from the coding sequence ATGGCAAAGACGACTAAATACTTTCTTATCTCTGCAAGCCGCGACCATGTACTCAAGGGCGTGGAAGGCGGCTTTGTGCAGGCAGGGCATGGCCGGAGAGATTTGGTAAGCAAGCTATCAAAAGGGGACTGGATTGTATTGTATTCGGCAAAAGATGAGTATGAGGGCGGTAAGCCACTACAAAAATTCACCGCCCTCGGGCAGGTAACCGATGAGGAGCCGTATCAGCCGGACGCGGCCGAAAACTTCAAACCATACCGGCGGGCGGTAGCATTCCAGGAAGCAACGGAGACAGAAATCCGCCCTTTACTGGAGCAGCTTTATTTTATGAAAAATACAAAAAGCTGGGGCTTATATCTCATCAGTGGTTTTCGTGAACTTTCAAAGGCCGACTTTGACGTGATTCAGGCCGCTATGAAATAA
- a CDS encoding antibiotic biosynthesis monooxygenase: MTTIDGNKKICTLINVFTVEPAKQKELFDSLVAASEQVMSKMQGYISANIHMGDDGKTVTNYAQWASLQDYQKVLTVPEVMEHLKKAAGLALEFKPVTYNTIWTDGKDD; encoded by the coding sequence ATGACAACCATTGACGGTAACAAGAAAATCTGCACACTCATTAACGTTTTTACGGTAGAACCTGCCAAGCAGAAGGAGCTATTTGACAGCCTGGTAGCGGCCAGCGAACAAGTAATGAGCAAAATGCAAGGTTATATTTCTGCCAATATCCACATGGGCGACGACGGCAAAACGGTAACCAACTATGCACAATGGGCATCATTGCAGGATTATCAAAAAGTGCTTACGGTGCCGGAAGTAATGGAGCACTTGAAAAAAGCAGCAGGCCTTGCTCTAGAATTTAAGCCGGTTACCTACAATACGATCTGGACGGATGGCAAAGACGACTAA
- a CDS encoding TetR/AcrR family transcriptional regulator has product MTTKQEDILQAALTLFATESYHATSTSRVARAAGVSEGLIFRHFTNKEGLLTAVLEMGEQRFNQLYATLLFETEPAKVIRQYIELPFSVPESDYTFWRLQFTLKWEVNYDSSAKAAPVKQALINAFAQLAYPQPELEALLLMHSMDGISSDFVQHTPTPTAQKAIKEFLLDKYKV; this is encoded by the coding sequence ATGACAACTAAACAGGAAGACATTCTACAGGCAGCTTTGACCTTATTTGCTACCGAGAGCTACCATGCTACTTCCACCAGCCGGGTAGCCAGGGCAGCGGGCGTATCCGAAGGGCTTATCTTTCGCCACTTCACTAATAAGGAAGGTCTGTTGACGGCTGTTCTTGAAATGGGGGAGCAACGGTTTAACCAACTGTACGCTACTTTACTTTTTGAGACGGAGCCAGCGAAGGTAATCCGCCAGTACATCGAGCTACCTTTTTCTGTTCCCGAATCAGACTACACATTCTGGAGGTTGCAATTCACCCTAAAGTGGGAGGTCAACTACGATTCCTCCGCCAAGGCAGCCCCTGTCAAACAGGCGTTGATCAACGCCTTTGCCCAGTTAGCGTACCCGCAACCCGAGTTAGAAGCTCTCCTGCTGATGCATTCTATGGATGGCATCAGCAGCGATTTCGTCCAGCATACGCCCACCCCGACGGCCCAAAAAGCCATTAAAGAATTTCTGCTCGATAAATACAAGGTCTAA
- a CDS encoding transposase translates to MHEPTLPPAQKELRYSSRQLSRLLGQPEVDWPETDRPFLEYLLNCNESITQVHRLSLHFRLLMQTKQANELAGWCADAEKLPILSGFVRGMRQDFAAVEEAFRSEWSNGQTEGQVNRLKTIKRQMYGKANFDLLRLRVLARHWTVPPK, encoded by the coding sequence ATGCATGAACCGACTTTGCCGCCCGCCCAAAAGGAGCTTCGTTATTCGAGTCGTCAGCTCAGTCGCCTCCTAGGCCAGCCAGAAGTTGATTGGCCCGAAACAGATCGGCCATTTTTGGAATACTTACTTAATTGTAATGAGTCGATCACTCAAGTCCATCGATTAAGTTTGCACTTCAGGCTGCTTATGCAAACTAAACAAGCCAATGAGTTAGCGGGTTGGTGTGCCGATGCCGAAAAACTCCCCATCTTAAGTGGTTTTGTGCGAGGTATGCGTCAGGATTTTGCCGCTGTTGAAGAAGCATTCCGTTCTGAGTGGAGCAATGGGCAGACAGAGGGCCAGGTAAATCGGCTAAAGACCATCAAGCGGCAGATGTATGGCAAAGCTAACTTTGACCTACTACGGCTTCGGGTGTTGGCCCGACATTGGACTGTTCCCCCAAAGTGA
- a CDS encoding SRPBCC domain-containing protein: MEIKAETLINATPEKVWAVLTDFTSYPAWNPFIKSVEGKAEVGNKLTVTIMQSGDKGTTFKPKVLTVVPSKELSWLGRLLLPNIFDGEHKFELRKNRDGTTTFRQSEKFSGILVPFFKKQLENNTAKGFEGMNAKLKELAEKK, encoded by the coding sequence ATGGAAATCAAAGCAGAAACACTCATTAATGCAACCCCGGAAAAAGTCTGGGCTGTCCTTACTGATTTCACGAGCTATCCAGCCTGGAATCCGTTCATAAAATCAGTGGAAGGCAAAGCCGAAGTAGGAAACAAGCTCACCGTAACAATCATGCAATCGGGAGACAAAGGCACCACTTTCAAGCCCAAAGTTTTGACAGTAGTACCATCTAAAGAACTAAGCTGGTTGGGGCGGCTGTTGCTGCCGAATATTTTTGACGGCGAGCACAAGTTTGAACTTAGGAAGAACCGGGACGGCACTACAACCTTCCGGCAAAGCGAAAAATTCAGCGGAATACTGGTGCCGTTTTTCAAAAAGCAGCTGGAGAACAATACCGCTAAGGGCTTTGAGGGGATGAATGCAAAGTTGAAAGAACTGGCTGAAAAGAAATAA
- a CDS encoding LytR/AlgR family response regulator transcription factor yields the protein MAILKVPGLQKPCSTDLIIWIEGDGNYVWIHFVDRPKFLSAQTLKWFARQLPGFLRVHKSSLVNSDHLVQFKRTHVRQAKVILSNGVTLLVSRRRVQPIADQLGI from the coding sequence ATGGCTATCTTAAAAGTTCCAGGCTTGCAAAAACCTTGCTCGACTGACTTGATCATATGGATTGAAGGCGATGGTAACTATGTGTGGATTCACTTTGTTGACCGTCCCAAGTTCCTCTCCGCTCAAACTCTCAAGTGGTTTGCTCGTCAACTACCCGGCTTCCTACGAGTACATAAGTCAAGTTTAGTCAATTCCGATCATCTGGTGCAGTTCAAGCGGACACATGTCCGGCAGGCCAAGGTAATTTTAAGTAATGGGGTAACCTTGCTGGTGTCCCGGCGACGGGTACAACCGATTGCCGATCAGTTAGGTATTTGA
- a CDS encoding ISL3 family transposase — protein MDLTPLLPPGFLFCNQQVTNDSLTIELLASDAMGICPLCQTTTNRVHSFYQPTFADLSMSGKRIKLQVRLRKFFCLLADCPRKVFAQSCNSVYKPYARRLIRADQQIQAIGLQAGAKPGARLCHIVGQSVSASTVLRVIRKTPPPVVETPKRLGVDDFAFKRGRNYGTILIDLDQHKPIDLLPDREGKTLEDWLRAHPGVELVTRDRSSIYANAVTSACPDVTQVVDRWHLLKNLSEDIERFLDSQRPAIRETLQLFSQQSTVQLTSPPVPVPKMDLPKPVSMQLIDDQQIGQPIFTEKRYALYQRAKELQQQGHSIRAIAVHLGSSRNTVKKYCKQACFVPKTRRKHSNLLTYEPY, from the coding sequence ATGGACCTGACCCCACTTTTGCCCCCTGGATTCCTGTTCTGCAACCAACAAGTTACCAACGACTCGCTCACCATTGAGCTGCTTGCCAGCGATGCGATGGGCATTTGTCCGCTCTGTCAGACGACCACCAACCGGGTGCATAGTTTCTACCAACCCACTTTCGCTGACCTATCTATGAGTGGTAAACGCATCAAGCTCCAGGTGCGGCTGCGCAAATTTTTCTGCCTACTAGCCGACTGCCCCCGTAAAGTATTTGCCCAATCATGTAACTCCGTATACAAGCCCTATGCCCGTCGACTCATCAGAGCGGATCAACAGATCCAGGCCATTGGATTACAGGCCGGAGCCAAGCCGGGGGCTCGTTTATGCCATATTGTAGGCCAGTCGGTCAGTGCCTCGACCGTCCTGCGGGTCATCCGCAAAACTCCACCACCGGTAGTGGAAACCCCCAAGCGATTAGGCGTGGATGATTTCGCTTTCAAGAGGGGACGCAATTATGGCACGATTCTGATTGACTTGGATCAACACAAACCTATCGATCTATTGCCGGACCGAGAGGGCAAGACACTGGAAGATTGGCTTCGCGCCCATCCGGGAGTTGAGTTGGTCACTCGCGACCGGTCCAGTATTTATGCGAACGCCGTCACTTCGGCCTGTCCCGATGTTACTCAAGTGGTTGATCGCTGGCATCTGCTGAAGAATTTGTCCGAAGACATCGAACGCTTTTTAGACAGCCAACGTCCAGCCATTCGAGAAACCCTTCAACTCTTTAGCCAACAATCGACGGTTCAACTGACTAGCCCTCCAGTTCCGGTACCAAAAATGGATTTGCCCAAACCAGTTAGCATGCAATTGATTGATGATCAGCAGATAGGACAGCCGATCTTTACGGAAAAACGGTATGCGCTATATCAACGTGCCAAAGAATTACAGCAACAAGGGCATAGTATTCGAGCTATTGCGGTTCATTTGGGCAGCTCACGCAACACGGTTAAAAAGTATTGCAAACAGGCTTGTTTTGTGCCTAAAACCAGAAGGAAGCATTCGAACTTACTCACTTATGAACCCTATTAA
- a CDS encoding SDR family NAD(P)-dependent oxidoreductase: MKAIDKTLAGKVFLLTGGSSGVGKATALSLAQKGAKIVIISRQAKNAEEALREIAQKTGNDQGDYLVADLAVQASIRKVANEFKQRYSNLHVLANLAGGIFFEQQLTPDGIERSFAVNYLSHFLLTNQLLDMLKESAPARVITVGGNPSFLKHPTINFGDLQSLDRFSGMNATAQAMYARVFFAFELARKLRGTNVTSVVFNPGVIKSNLMRQTPWYMKLIGAMYEPFAREVCEVGGYLATSPDIESTTGVFFNENRQIVPLHQRFDVAIGEKLWAVSQSLINE; this comes from the coding sequence ATGAAGGCTATCGACAAAACCTTAGCGGGTAAAGTATTTCTGCTTACCGGGGGATCATCGGGCGTTGGAAAAGCCACGGCACTAAGCTTGGCTCAAAAAGGGGCAAAAATCGTCATCATTAGTCGCCAGGCTAAAAATGCCGAGGAAGCCCTCCGTGAAATTGCCCAGAAAACCGGCAATGACCAGGGCGACTATTTAGTGGCTGACTTGGCCGTACAGGCTTCCATACGAAAAGTAGCGAATGAGTTTAAACAGCGCTATAGCAACCTGCATGTGCTGGCTAATCTGGCAGGGGGTATTTTCTTTGAACAGCAGCTAACGCCCGATGGAATCGAGCGATCGTTTGCGGTGAATTATCTGAGCCATTTCCTACTGACTAATCAACTGCTGGACATGCTGAAAGAGAGTGCTCCCGCAAGAGTAATTACGGTTGGGGGAAACCCTTCGTTTCTAAAGCATCCGACCATTAACTTTGGCGATTTACAGAGCCTGGATCGATTTAGTGGGATGAATGCCACTGCTCAGGCCATGTATGCCCGCGTCTTTTTTGCCTTTGAGTTAGCCAGAAAACTTCGGGGAACCAACGTAACCTCCGTTGTTTTTAATCCGGGCGTGATCAAATCAAACCTGATGAGGCAGACACCCTGGTACATGAAACTGATTGGTGCTATGTATGAACCTTTTGCCAGGGAAGTTTGCGAAGTCGGCGGCTATCTAGCGACCTCACCCGACATTGAGTCCACGACGGGGGTTTTCTTTAACGAAAACAGGCAGATCGTACCGCTTCACCAACGATTTGACGTAGCTATTGGCGAAAAGCTATGGGCGGTTAGTCAGTCACTTATAAACGAATAA
- a CDS encoding VOC family protein encodes MQFSSIRIITADNHRLVQFYELVTGMTLTQHTDDFAELRTPSVTLAIASTRTSPLFGNNQVVTAASNRSVIIEFRVNDVDADYEKLVDILGESVIQKPTTMPWGNRSFLFRDPDGNLVNFFTPVTAESLKRADE; translated from the coding sequence ATGCAGTTTTCCTCCATCCGGATCATTACGGCGGATAATCATCGCCTGGTCCAATTCTACGAGTTAGTAACCGGTATGACTCTGACGCAGCATACCGATGATTTTGCGGAATTACGTACGCCTTCGGTCACCCTGGCCATCGCCAGTACACGCACCTCGCCCTTGTTCGGCAATAATCAGGTGGTCACAGCCGCCAGTAATCGCTCGGTCATTATCGAATTCCGGGTTAACGACGTGGATGCCGACTACGAAAAGTTAGTCGACATCCTCGGTGAGTCAGTCATTCAGAAGCCAACGACCATGCCCTGGGGGAACCGTTCGTTCCTGTTCCGGGACCCGGATGGCAATCTGGTTAATTTCTTCACGCCGGTTACCGCAGAATCCCTTAAAAGAGCCGATGAATAG
- a CDS encoding response regulator, with protein MKSLATECVFLVDDDEDDRFLVEEVFKQYSSGCRLKPLHNGEELLLALKTGVDLPTLILLDLNMPLMGGFEVLRLLRQQVRYDSIPVIILTTSDQAADHQEAMALKADGFITKPATIEGLN; from the coding sequence ATGAAATCATTAGCTACTGAATGCGTCTTCTTAGTCGATGACGACGAAGACGACCGCTTCTTAGTTGAAGAAGTCTTCAAGCAGTATAGCTCTGGGTGCAGACTGAAACCGCTTCATAACGGAGAAGAACTCCTGCTAGCGCTAAAAACGGGCGTTGACTTACCCACCTTGATCTTGCTCGATCTGAACATGCCGCTCATGGGCGGTTTTGAGGTGCTTCGTTTGCTGCGGCAACAGGTAAGGTATGACTCCATACCCGTTATCATATTGACGACCTCCGATCAAGCGGCTGATCATCAAGAGGCGATGGCCTTGAAAGCCGACGGGTTTATCACCAAACCTGCTACAATAGAGGGGTTAAACTAA
- a CDS encoding IS110 family transposase has product MDIRHCIGIDVSKNTLDWAVYANKGIVWQTQSENSPTAIRAVIKQLQALPDFDRSNCVVCMEHTGLYNAHALEVFFQAQLPIWLEASLHIKQAGGLQRGKSDSIDAQRIAEYAYRFQDRTRLWKPARPVMKKLWDRPCG; this is encoded by the coding sequence ATGGACATTCGCCACTGCATTGGGATTGATGTTTCGAAGAACACGCTGGATTGGGCTGTTTATGCTAATAAAGGTATCGTCTGGCAGACCCAATCTGAAAACTCACCAACGGCTATCCGAGCGGTGATCAAACAACTCCAGGCACTCCCTGACTTTGATCGCTCAAACTGCGTGGTGTGCATGGAGCATACGGGTCTTTACAATGCACACGCCTTGGAGGTGTTTTTTCAGGCTCAGTTACCGATCTGGCTAGAAGCTTCCCTACATATTAAACAAGCTGGTGGCCTGCAACGAGGCAAGTCAGATAGTATTGATGCTCAGCGTATTGCTGAGTATGCTTATCGCTTTCAAGACCGGACTCGGCTCTGGAAGCCAGCTCGACCAGTCATGAAAAAGCTGTGGGACCGCCCATGCGGCTGA
- a CDS encoding SDR family oxidoreductase, with translation MKKALITGANKGIGLEVAKQLLQKGFYVYIGSRDLQNGIQAVEGLKSEGLDNVEAVHLDVTVDESVKAARTEIGKKTEVLDVLVNNAGISGGGTHSALGAEPDRFMAVLDTNVIGVARVTNAFNDLLQKSAEPRIVNVSSSVGSLTLQSDPNWFAYNYAKYAIYGASKAALNMYTVHLAYELRDTAFKVNAVCPGYTKTDFTNHQGSVTVDVAAGRIIKYALIDNDGPTGKFFSEETNPETGEIPW, from the coding sequence ATGAAAAAAGCATTAATTACCGGCGCTAACAAAGGCATTGGTCTGGAAGTTGCGAAACAACTCTTGCAAAAAGGGTTTTATGTATATATCGGCAGTCGTGATTTACAAAATGGCATACAGGCTGTTGAAGGCTTGAAAAGCGAAGGGCTTGATAATGTAGAAGCCGTACATCTGGATGTAACAGTCGACGAGTCTGTAAAAGCTGCCCGCACGGAGATTGGTAAAAAGACAGAGGTGCTGGACGTGCTTGTCAACAATGCAGGTATCAGCGGGGGCGGAACCCATAGCGCACTTGGTGCCGAGCCTGATCGGTTTATGGCAGTGCTGGACACCAATGTCATTGGCGTAGCAAGAGTTACGAATGCGTTTAATGACTTGTTGCAAAAATCGGCCGAGCCAAGAATTGTAAATGTTAGCAGCAGCGTAGGCTCGCTAACGTTGCAGAGCGACCCCAACTGGTTTGCCTACAACTATGCAAAATATGCAATATACGGTGCGTCAAAAGCAGCCTTGAATATGTACACCGTTCATTTGGCCTACGAATTGCGCGACACAGCCTTTAAAGTGAACGCAGTTTGTCCGGGCTACACCAAAACCGATTTTACCAATCATCAGGGGTCGGTGACGGTGGATGTAGCCGCAGGGCGCATTATAAAATATGCCTTAATTGACAATGACGGGCCAACGGGCAAATTTTTCAGCGAAGAAACCAATCCTGAAACAGGTGAAATACCGTGGTAA
- a CDS encoding nuclear transport factor 2 family protein, which translates to MEDNRAILNAGNAAISNANYEGFLVRCTEDTEWVFVGDQTLHGKEAVRQWMAESYLEPPQNEVDALIAERNFLIATGSISVKNKAGKTTKSSYCDV; encoded by the coding sequence ATGGAAGACAACAGAGCAATCTTAAACGCAGGAAATGCCGCCATCAGCAATGCCAATTATGAAGGTTTTCTGGTTCGTTGCACTGAGGATACCGAATGGGTGTTTGTAGGCGACCAGACGTTGCACGGCAAGGAAGCGGTGCGCCAATGGATGGCAGAAAGTTATTTAGAACCGCCACAAAACGAGGTGGATGCGCTGATTGCAGAAAGAAATTTTTTAATTGCCACCGGCAGCATAAGCGTGAAGAATAAGGCCGGGAAAACGACTAAATCTTCGTACTGCGATGTATAG
- a CDS encoding winged helix-turn-helix transcriptional regulator, whose protein sequence is MFVIGGKWKIPIILSIYSGNRRFNDIAHSIPHITNRVLSKVLKHLEENLMIKRTIVDDYPVRIEYTVTDHCLSIESVAGPMEEWGKGHKKRIAEPLE, encoded by the coding sequence ATGTTTGTCATTGGGGGCAAATGGAAAATCCCCATCATCTTGTCGATTTATAGCGGAAACAGGCGTTTCAATGATATTGCTCATTCCATCCCGCACATCACTAATCGGGTACTCTCCAAAGTACTGAAGCATTTAGAAGAGAATTTGATGATTAAGCGGACAATCGTGGACGACTATCCGGTTCGCATTGAGTATACGGTGACTGATCATTGTTTAAGCATAGAGAGTGTCGCCGGGCCCATGGAAGAGTGGGGAAAAGGCCACAAAAAGAGAATTGCTGAGCCCTTGGAATAG
- a CDS encoding BLUF domain-containing protein: MAHCIVYFSTSVRLFDQEDILNILQQSHQHNAQAGITGILLYMHGHIIQVVEGEQQAVVALFKRIEMDPRHKNVACVLNQSIAERLFAQWRMGYETLTTQQFGQIRTMIDVDQRLEIPAEENEPAILKTLKAFYKINHQG; the protein is encoded by the coding sequence GTGGCCCATTGTATCGTTTATTTCAGTACGTCGGTGCGGCTCTTCGACCAGGAAGATATCCTGAACATCCTTCAACAAAGTCACCAGCATAATGCTCAAGCCGGCATTACCGGTATTCTGCTCTACATGCATGGCCATATCATCCAAGTAGTAGAGGGCGAGCAACAAGCCGTAGTGGCTTTATTTAAGCGGATTGAGATGGATCCACGGCATAAGAATGTTGCTTGTGTGCTGAATCAGTCCATAGCGGAGCGTCTTTTCGCTCAATGGCGTATGGGTTACGAGACGCTCACCACGCAACAGTTCGGCCAGATTAGAACGATGATTGATGTAGACCAGCGATTGGAAATACCAGCCGAGGAAAATGAGCCTGCCATCCTAAAAACGCTGAAAGCATTCTACAAAATTAACCATCAAGGTTAG
- a CDS encoding SDR family oxidoreductase → MKTSSQVKTILITGASTGIGRETARYFAGQGWNVAATMRTPQKGADLLAMKNVKIFPLDVLDVASIDAAIQATLDQFGGIDVLFNNAGFAIAGAFEAISPERIEKQFATNVFGVMNTTRAILPYFRQKRSGLIINTTSSGGRITFPLYSVYNSTKWAVEGFMESLQYELKPFNIRIKNIEPGTVKSDFENAIEYVPAPAYDPYAQRVHQNTLASYNDAAEPVEVAQVVYKAATSTDFRLRYAAGRQPKLAFFLRWLLPLNTFNKLVAGPVEKPVASA, encoded by the coding sequence ATGAAAACGTCCTCTCAGGTAAAAACTATTTTGATTACGGGTGCCTCCACTGGCATCGGCCGGGAAACCGCCCGTTACTTTGCCGGGCAGGGCTGGAATGTGGCCGCCACCATGCGAACGCCCCAAAAAGGGGCTGATTTGCTGGCGATGAAAAACGTAAAAATCTTCCCATTAGACGTGCTGGACGTGGCCAGTATTGACGCAGCTATCCAGGCCACACTCGATCAGTTCGGCGGCATCGACGTGCTGTTCAACAACGCAGGTTTCGCCATTGCCGGAGCCTTTGAAGCCATCAGCCCGGAACGCATCGAGAAGCAGTTTGCCACCAACGTATTCGGGGTAATGAACACCACACGAGCTATTTTGCCGTACTTCCGCCAAAAACGAAGCGGACTCATCATCAATACCACCTCCAGTGGTGGCCGCATTACCTTTCCCCTCTACAGTGTGTATAACAGCACCAAATGGGCCGTGGAAGGCTTTATGGAATCGTTGCAGTACGAGTTGAAACCCTTCAACATCCGCATCAAGAACATCGAGCCGGGTACGGTCAAAAGTGATTTTGAGAACGCCATCGAGTACGTACCCGCCCCAGCTTATGATCCGTATGCCCAGCGCGTGCATCAGAATACGCTGGCCAGCTACAACGATGCCGCCGAACCAGTGGAGGTAGCCCAAGTCGTCTACAAAGCGGCCACCAGCACCGATTTCAGACTACGCTACGCGGCTGGCCGTCAGCCCAAACTGGCGTTCTTCCTGCGCTGGCTATTGCCCCTGAACACCTTTAACAAGTTGGTGGCGGGACCCGTCGAGAAGCCGGTAGCCAGCGCGTGA
- a CDS encoding methyltransferase family protein: protein MVLYVSTLIAYAVLILAEVVLKRALGSKSTDKQAVDRHSITLIWITIPIAIFLAISLASYVRFPIYNDPSGQYIGVGVIALGVVLRLLAIYSLGQFFTVDVTIRPNHSIKKDGLYKYLRHPSYAASLLSFIGMGITFNNWLSLWLLVTAVLVVFINRIRVEEAVLIDHFGAEYLAYKKATKGLIPFIY from the coding sequence ATGGTCCTCTACGTCTCTACTCTGATTGCTTATGCGGTACTTATACTCGCTGAGGTCGTACTAAAGCGGGCGCTGGGGTCTAAATCAACCGATAAACAGGCCGTTGATCGGCATTCGATTACCCTCATCTGGATTACCATTCCAATCGCAATTTTCCTCGCTATCTCCTTAGCCAGCTATGTGCGCTTCCCAATTTATAATGATCCCTCGGGTCAATACATCGGCGTAGGTGTCATAGCCCTGGGCGTGGTGCTCCGGCTGCTAGCGATATACTCGTTAGGCCAGTTCTTCACCGTTGATGTAACGATTCGACCGAATCATAGTATCAAGAAAGACGGCTTATATAAGTATCTACGCCACCCTTCCTACGCGGCTTCCCTACTTTCCTTTATTGGTATGGGCATTACGTTTAATAATTGGCTCTCGCTTTGGTTACTGGTGACGGCCGTGCTGGTGGTGTTTATCAACCGAATTCGAGTGGAAGAAGCGGTATTGATCGATCATTTCGGAGCAGAATACTTAGCCTACAAGAAAGCGACCAAGGGCTTGATTCCCTTCATCTATTGA